A window of Plasmodium vivax scf_4701 genomic scaffold, whole genome shotgun sequence genomic DNA:
GAGAAGTATGATTCAGAAGATAGGTCATTAGCTTCTGAAGACGATAGATactatttgaattatcaacCTGAACGAGACTATGATTACTAATTAGgtgtataaaatgtaatcTTTTATAATAGTTATTTTAAGAGGAAGTGATAGTGAAATTTATTTGGTAATCATCCTTATTAGTAATATTCagaaatcaaaaaaaaa
This region includes:
- a CDS encoding hypothetical protein (encoded by transcript PVX_038190A; Truncated due to end of contig.); the protein is MELKSNFPKRKRKKKIFEHNYYEEYEREYEKYDSEDRSLASEDDRYYLNYQPERDYDY